The following coding sequences lie in one Halorarum halophilum genomic window:
- a CDS encoding enolase-like domain-containing protein, translating into MALYDAVADLPVTVESVALRRRARDTSSGFERVTTTFRLRGGGELGRGEDVTYDAPDHDALYDDPEAATDGAAAADGDAAADFSELLGEWTFAEFSDHLDDADLFPRGDPERMTARPYRRWAVESAALDLALRRADTDLGTVLGRDRDPVRFVASTRLGDPPSLDRVNTISERVPGVEFKLDPTSDWSDAVFEGLPVERVRILDLKGLYEGTDVDQEPDPAFYERVVSAFPEAVLEDPNLTDETRRIFEGEEDRVSWDYPITGVGSVDALPFEPRWLNVKPSRFGTIESLFETLEWAAERDVSLYGGGQFELGVGRSHLHLLASLFYPDGPNDVAPGTYNDHEVPARLPASPLAPSAAPRGLDF; encoded by the coding sequence ATGGCACTCTACGACGCCGTCGCCGACCTCCCCGTCACAGTCGAGTCAGTCGCCCTGCGACGCCGGGCACGCGACACCTCCTCCGGCTTCGAGCGCGTCACGACGACGTTCCGCCTGCGCGGCGGCGGCGAACTCGGTAGAGGGGAGGACGTCACCTACGACGCCCCGGACCACGACGCGCTGTACGACGACCCGGAGGCGGCGACCGACGGGGCGGCCGCGGCCGACGGGGACGCGGCTGCCGATTTCTCCGAACTACTCGGGGAGTGGACGTTCGCAGAGTTCTCCGACCACCTCGACGACGCGGACCTGTTCCCCCGAGGCGACCCGGAGCGGATGACGGCCCGACCGTACCGACGATGGGCCGTCGAGAGCGCGGCGCTCGACCTGGCGCTCCGGCGGGCCGACACGGACCTCGGAACGGTACTTGGGCGCGACCGCGATCCCGTTCGGTTCGTCGCCTCGACGCGGCTCGGCGACCCGCCGAGCCTCGACCGTGTGAACACCATCTCCGAGCGGGTTCCGGGCGTCGAGTTCAAACTCGACCCGACGAGCGACTGGTCGGACGCGGTGTTCGAGGGGCTGCCGGTCGAGCGGGTCCGCATCCTCGACCTGAAGGGGCTGTACGAGGGGACCGACGTAGACCAGGAGCCGGACCCCGCGTTCTACGAGCGCGTGGTGTCGGCGTTCCCCGAGGCCGTCCTCGAGGACCCGAACCTGACCGACGAGACACGGCGGATCTTCGAGGGCGAGGAGGACCGGGTCTCGTGGGACTACCCCATCACCGGCGTCGGGAGCGTCGATGCGCTCCCGTTCGAACCGCGGTGGCTGAACGTCAAGCCCTCGCGGTTCGGCACGATCGAGTCGCTGTTCGAGACGCTTGAGTGGGCAGCCGAGCGCGACGTGTCGCTGTACGGCGGCGGCCAGTTCGAACTCGGCGTCGGCCGGTCGCACCTCCACCTCCTCGCGTCGCTGTTCTACCCCGACGGGCCGAACGACGTCGCCCCCGGCACGTACAACGACCACGAGGTCCCTGCGCGCCTGCCCGCGAGCCCACTCGCGCCGTCGGCCGCGCCACGCGGGCTGGACTTCTGA
- a CDS encoding HFX_2341 family transcriptional regulator — MQTHVVPVGFDYDRLIAPLVRDQLDVDRVVLLEGAVGSEANVEYSRNLAKKLETDFGNLLGAETERVPIADVYDYDAAFEQAYDLINAELDAGSEVWVNVSAMPRPVSFAFATAAHSVTLERQEDRDRIHTYYTAPEKYLETELAEELRAERDLLADLRAGEDVDEDRVAERLSAAGDLLEEFDERGVTIGAKEIDGSHIVELPVASFSNVKPFEEVILFKLGEHGEFDSVSDLAKSLAAELNEEYTDAFRSKVIYNVDRLGPGGKGYVEQESGGKSYRTRLSRIGELWVRAHHEDGEADLQEAS, encoded by the coding sequence ATGCAGACGCACGTCGTCCCGGTCGGCTTCGACTACGACCGGCTCATCGCGCCCCTCGTCCGCGACCAGCTCGACGTGGATCGCGTGGTCCTCCTCGAGGGCGCGGTGGGGAGCGAGGCGAACGTCGAGTACTCGCGCAACCTCGCCAAGAAGCTGGAGACGGACTTCGGCAACCTGCTGGGCGCCGAGACGGAGCGGGTCCCGATCGCTGACGTGTACGACTACGACGCCGCCTTCGAGCAGGCGTACGACCTCATCAACGCCGAACTCGACGCCGGCTCCGAGGTGTGGGTGAACGTCTCCGCGATGCCCCGTCCCGTCTCGTTCGCGTTCGCCACCGCCGCCCACTCGGTGACCCTGGAGCGCCAGGAGGACCGCGACCGCATCCACACCTACTACACCGCCCCCGAGAAGTACCTCGAGACCGAACTCGCCGAGGAACTCCGGGCCGAGCGCGACCTCCTCGCCGACCTCCGGGCGGGCGAGGACGTGGACGAGGACCGGGTCGCCGAGCGCCTCAGCGCGGCCGGCGACCTGCTGGAGGAGTTCGACGAGCGCGGTGTCACCATCGGCGCGAAGGAGATCGACGGGAGCCACATCGTCGAACTGCCGGTGGCCTCCTTCTCGAACGTCAAGCCGTTCGAGGAGGTCATCCTCTTCAAGCTCGGTGAGCACGGCGAGTTCGACTCCGTGAGCGACCTGGCGAAGTCGCTCGCCGCGGAGCTGAACGAGGAGTACACCGACGCGTTCCGGTCGAAGGTCATCTACAACGTCGACCGGCTCGGCCCGGGTGGGAAGGGGTACGTCGAGCAGGAGTCCGGCGGGAAGTCCTACCGGACGCGGCTCTCGCGCATCGGGGAGCTGTGGGTGCGCGCCCACCACGAGGACGGCGAGGCCGACCTACAGGAGGCCTCGTAG